CTTTGGCATGGTGCACATGAGCTACAGTGGCTTCGACGCAGCACCGCGCTACGTGCACATCATGATGGGGCTGTACCTGGTGATGCTTGCCCTGTTCCTGCGTATTCAGGCGCTGCAACTGCCGGAACTGCGGCGCGCCGTGGAGGCCGAAAACTGGCCGGCAGGCGGCGAAGTATTGGGGCGGATTCGCAAGGTAGTGGGCAGCAACCTGCTGATCGGCCTGGCACTGATCACGCTGGTGGCCATGCGTCCTTCATTCTGAGTGGACGGCCTTCGTCTGCTCCGGGCAAACGAAGGCCGCTGCGATCTAGAAGCGCAACACCTGCATGGCGCCACTGCGCCCCGCGGTCCCCTCACGTCCAGGCTGGCCAGGTTTGCCGTCCGGGGCACCCTCTACGCCGTAAAGCAGACAGCCCTTGGCTGCGCCGCCACGACCGGGCCGACCCGCCGAACCGGCTGCGCCGCCAGCGCCGCCATCGAGCAGCACCTGCAAGCGTTCGACCTCGACATAATGCGGCACTTCCAGCGTTACCTTGCCGCCGGCAGCCCCATCCTGGCCATCGGTGCCATCCTGCCCGTCGTAGCCCGCGCTGGCCTGGCCCCAAGTGCAACCGCCCGGCTGACCATGCGCACCATCAAGGCCGGCGTAGCCCGGTGTACCCTGACCACCTCGCACGTCCAGCGTCAACGACTCGAACGTCAGCTTGTGCAGCTTGAGGCTGATCTCACGCCCCGGCGTCGCTGGCCGGGTATAGGTACCGGCGGCGCCCTTGGCGCTGATCCAGGCACCGGCACCGATATCGGCGTCGGCGATTTCCAGACGCAGCGGCTGCTCGCTCGGCGCTACACCGATACGGGCCTCACGCCCCATCAGCAGCTCGCCGATACGTAACTCCGTGACCGTGGCGGGAATCATCAGGGTTGCCTGATCCGCCACTTCCAGGCGATCGAGCTGCAGGCTGCTGCTGGCAACGGGCAGACGCATCAGGGTATTGGAAGGCACCTGCACCTGGGTACCGGCCAGCGCGGTACCGGCACACAGACAAAGCAGCAGAGCGAGATTACGCATGTGCAGCCTCCCCGACGGACGCTGCAGCCGCACTATCAGGCTGTTGCACGACCTTCAGCGGATACAGGTGAAAAATGCCGAACAGCAATACCTGCACACGGTCCAGCCAGGGACTGGCGCGACCAGACAGAACGCTGGAGAACAGCCACAACTGCACGCCATGCAGTAGCGAAAGGAAGGCTGCGAGCACGTAGACAAGCTGCTCGAATGGCGCCCCCAGGCGTTTGGCCAGCGCCGCGCCGAACACCAGCCAGAAGACCAAGGCCAACGCCTTGCCCATGATCAACAATGCTTTCATCCCCGCCCTCGCACCTGGTTTTTCTAATAGCGCAGCACGTTAACCGGTCGCAGCGTGGACCACCAGAGTGGAAGACCATTTTCATGATTCAACGTATCACCACTGAAAAGGGCGCACCCCAGGCCGAATGGCCAGGGGCACGCCGCCCTGCGTCAACGGGAAACGTGCAACTCCACACGGCGATTCTGAGCGCGTCCGGCGTCGCTGCCATTGTCCGCCACGGGTTGACTCTCACCCCGCCCTTCGGTGCTGAGCTTGTCGGCAGGTACGCCCTGGGCAACCAGAAAGTCGGCAACACTGCGTGCACGGCGCTCGGACAGCCCCTGGTTGTAGGCATCAGAGCCAACGCTGTCGGTATGCCCGACCACCTTCACCGCGACCAGGCTGGCACCGGTCAGACGCGTACTGACATCGGCAAGCAGGCGCTGCGCATCGGCTGTCAGATCAGCAGAATCGAAGGCGAACAATACGTTGCCGAGATCGCTCAGGACGATGACCTCATTCTGCACCGGCGTCTCCATAACCGGCTCGGTCGCGACGCTGGCGGGGTACTGCGGTAACGGACAGCCGTTATGACCGACCGAGGTCCCGGCAGGCGTGCCGGGGCAGCGGTCACGACGGTCGAACACTCCGTCGCCATCCTCGTCGCCGTCCTGCGCATAGCAGATGATGGTGCCCAACAGAGCGCCGGCGACCGCGCCGCCTGCCGCCCAGGTAGAACTCTCGATTGCACCGAGGCCGCCACCGGCCAAGGCTCCAATCGCACTGCACAGGGGCCAGTTCCCCTGGTTGAGCGGCGCGTCTCCCGTACTGGAAGTCGTGGCACAACCCGAGAGAACACTGCTGACCAGGAGAAAGGGTAGAAGCTGGATTCTCATGGTGGTGTCTCCTGTGATACCGGCATGTTGCCGGTATCACAGGAGTAAAGACGGCGGCTGGAATTCACACAAGAAAAGGCCCGGCCGGTGAGAACCGGCCGGGCCTGCGTCGTTGATGCGGTAAGGCAGAAGCGCCTTACGGCTGAGCTTCGACCTCGGCCTCTACACGACGGTTGATTGCGCGACCCTCGGCAGTGGCGTTGTCGGCAACCGGACGGCTCTCGCCATAACCCACTGCCTGCACACGACCGGACTCGACACCGTACTGATTGACCAGAACGTCGCGAACGGCGCTGGCGCGGCGCTCGGACAGGCCCTGGTTGTAGGCATCGCTACCGACGGAGTCGGTGTGACCTTCAACCACGGTGCTGGTCTGCGGGTACTGTTTCATGAAGTCAGCCAGGGCCTTGATATCGCCATAGCTTTCC
The sequence above is drawn from the Pseudomonas sp. Z8(2022) genome and encodes:
- a CDS encoding OmpA family protein, encoding MRIQLLPFLLVSSVLSGCATTSSTGDAPLNQGNWPLCSAIGALAGGGLGAIESSTWAAGGAVAGALLGTIICYAQDGDEDGDGVFDRRDRCPGTPAGTSVGHNGCPLPQYPASVATEPVMETPVQNEVIVLSDLGNVLFAFDSADLTADAQRLLADVSTRLTGASLVAVKVVGHTDSVGSDAYNQGLSERRARSVADFLVAQGVPADKLSTEGRGESQPVADNGSDAGRAQNRRVELHVSR
- a CDS encoding DUF1145 domain-containing protein, producing MKALLIMGKALALVFWLVFGAALAKRLGAPFEQLVYVLAAFLSLLHGVQLWLFSSVLSGRASPWLDRVQVLLFGIFHLYPLKVVQQPDSAAAASVGEAAHA
- a CDS encoding collagen-like protein: MRNLALLLCLCAGTALAGTQVQVPSNTLMRLPVASSSLQLDRLEVADQATLMIPATVTELRIGELLMGREARIGVAPSEQPLRLEIADADIGAGAWISAKGAAGTYTRPATPGREISLKLHKLTFESLTLDVRGGQGTPGYAGLDGAHGQPGGCTWGQASAGYDGQDGTDGQDGAAGGKVTLEVPHYVEVERLQVLLDGGAGGAAGSAGRPGRGGAAKGCLLYGVEGAPDGKPGQPGREGTAGRSGAMQVLRF
- a CDS encoding DUF2269 family protein, whose translation is MTPYAPLYALHLLAAVIWVGGMFFAWMILRPTAVETLEPPARLRLWLGVFKRFFVWVWLAVVALPVTGFGMVHMSYSGFDAAPRYVHIMMGLYLVMLALFLRIQALQLPELRRAVEAENWPAGGEVLGRIRKVVGSNLLIGLALITLVAMRPSF